The sequence TTCATTTTGCTATCATATCAacttttgatattattgagctattttcgtctactcgggatggttttagattttttcagaGTTTTTAGAGTTTTTAGAATTCTTATAAGAAACATTGCGCCATTTATCGAAAAGAtgaactattttcaccggtgttccattggttccggatcttccgaggACCAGCAGAAGATCCAGTGGACttaaaaaatgtcctcaatgagagtatatatcccctttattattttcccgaaaaaatcacgttggtATCGTTTGAATTGGCTTCATTTTAACGGATTTTAGGACTGTTATACTTTTTACAACACACGAGatgaaagttgaagcgagttgcggaaggttaataaaaaaatgaatacaATCAGGataaaactttttaaaaattaatcatatttattAAACATTCAACTGTAGAATGAACATGATCCCCTAAACCTATATTTCTAATGACCTTGGAAATCTAAACAATATCAACGGTAGTTAATAGTTTTTAAATTGTGATTACAAAATGCGCCTCATTGTAGTAAAATTTTTGCTCCTCACTCTTCGACCAATTGACTACGTGAAGTACTTGAGCATGCTCCTCAAAACTCAGGTACTGATGAATGCAAGTGACTACAGTTCTACGAAATACTTGTCATGCTCAGTACTaatcaaattgttagaattcctATGCTACTGTAAACTACACAACAGAGTCCTAAGCTAATTGATCCCTCACTTTTACAGATGGCAGTACTGTTTAACTTCCGCACTGAGTGCGTCAAATTCCTTTTGCATAGTGGTTTGGCATTTTTCCACCAGAGAATTGATGTTGTCCTTGGTCATGCCCTTAGTCGAGATCTCCGGCAAGATCTTCACGATCACCCGACCTCTGCCGAATCGCTTCTTTTTGTGATCCAAAAAAGCGTACTTGGAAACTATGATCGGTTGGATTACCGACTGTGAATCGATAGCCACGTGGAACGAACCCTTCTTGAAAGGGAGTAGCGTGTCTTTGCCGTGTCGTGTGCCCTCGGGGAATATGGCCAGCTTGAGCTAAAATAGAAAGGAATCAATTATTTCAAGTGAAAATCTACTCCAATTTGACCCATCTTCATACGTTATCCCTTTGAATAGCAACCGCTTCGCGTTTCATGACATCTTTTGCTGAGCTGGTGTTCTTCcgatcaatgaaaaccaccccCACCAGATAGGAGGCAATTCCAAAGGGAAGGGCATAAAATAATTCTTTCTTCACCACGGGGACAATATTTCGGAACTCACGCAGCAAACGTGATAGCACTAGAAAGCAGATAAATCTAATGAAAATAGGGAAAAGTAAGAAAATAAAACTTTCTAACTTACGCACGATGTCAATGGCACTTTGATGATTGATGAGGGCCACCCCGCCATTATTGACGTTGATATGTTCCTTCCCCCGAATTTCGTACTGCACTCCGAACCATCGGATGATTTCGCACGCAACAATACCCGGAATGCTGGAAAgaggttttttgatcgaattagATGACGTTACTTCCTTTTCGATGACTACTTACAGCGCATTTAGTGGCCAACGGGGCTTGAATAGAAATAGCGGAATCGGTATAACCAGCACCAAAAAGGACATCAACAGGATTGCGGTGAGTTTCGCATAATACTTGAACGTGGGCCACACAAAACTCAAGAGGATGGAAACTGCGATAATCTGAACGCAGGTGCTTTTCAGGAAGACGTCCTATAATGGGAAAAGAAGGAGATATTACATTGGTTAGAAATATTAGATTTGGCATTAATCAAAATTAACGAGCTCCTTCTGTATCTGAAATTGAGTTAAAATATGCTCAGAGAAgtaaagaaaatttccaacttgaaaattttctagaccgaTAAATGAATACAGCCACTTTCGGAATGGTCTGGTCTTTCTGAATGCATTGAacaattcagaagaattttctatgaataatccgaataattttcagtggaaatttcgAACAAAAAGAAAtgcagaaatttaaaaaaaatctttttggaaaCTCCGAAAATGGGAAATTGTAGTGAGAATCCGTATAACTCATGTAAAGTCAAATAAGAGGATGGAAAAAGCTTTTCGTTATAACCCTGGAAATACTGGTTTTTCAATGTCATATATAATTTTCTTCCGTCCCTGTCTCGTCATGATTTCTTCTGGATGACAGTATATGGAAAGTTGTCATAAAAATTAACATCAATGCAAAGCTGAGCGTAGAAAGCTTACTGTACTTCCAAATAAATAATTTGCTGTTATGACGAGAAACGTGACTGCTTTACAAAATCATAATGCTCAGTCACAACATGAAGCTCATTGcttaaaaaatcactataattaCCATCACGCACTATAAACCCTCCAATAAATGCTT comes from Armigeres subalbatus isolate Guangzhou_Male chromosome 2, GZ_Asu_2, whole genome shotgun sequence and encodes:
- the LOC134213721 gene encoding 1-acyl-sn-glycerol-3-phosphate acyltransferase alpha-like isoform X2: MSFLVLVIPIPLFLFKPRWPLNALIPGIVACEIIRWFGVQYEIRGKEHINVNNGGVALINHQSAIDIVLLSRLLREFRNIVPVVKKELFYALPFGIASYLVGVVFIDRKNTSSAKDVMKREAVAIQRDNLKLAIFPEGTRHGKDTLLPFKKGSFHVAIDSQSVIQPIIVSKYAFLDHKKKRFGRGRVIVKILPEISTKGMTKDNINSLVEKCQTTMQKEFDALSAEVKQYCHL
- the LOC134213721 gene encoding 1-acyl-sn-glycerol-3-phosphate acyltransferase alpha-like isoform X1, with protein sequence MEAIISTIKDVFLKSTCVQIIAVSILLSFVWPTFKYYAKLTAILLMSFLVLVIPIPLFLFKPRWPLNALIPGIVACEIIRWFGVQYEIRGKEHINVNNGGVALINHQSAIDIVLLSRLLREFRNIVPVVKKELFYALPFGIASYLVGVVFIDRKNTSSAKDVMKREAVAIQRDNLKLAIFPEGTRHGKDTLLPFKKGSFHVAIDSQSVIQPIIVSKYAFLDHKKKRFGRGRVIVKILPEISTKGMTKDNINSLVEKCQTTMQKEFDALSAEVKQYCHL